A portion of the Homalodisca vitripennis isolate AUS2020 chromosome 2, UT_GWSS_2.1, whole genome shotgun sequence genome contains these proteins:
- the LOC124353614 gene encoding suppressor of cytokine signaling 4-like → MDQEKRKKTGILNTLKQRFWSNSITSKSCFKGRGFKLKTRSESQSHVKSRTSDNCSDSTGNLSNITRRSNELINICDSSESQITESAVNVMRSSESVKQIPNNIPISDCCREKLEESTLKTDSLNSLHRECEMESTIPSNLRIADDIITSSPVLSTKKLDEFENIEQEDVCEIILDTEETRNEDLTSNLKSGLMSELLKLSKYGWYWGSISKEEAEEKLSDQPDGAFLLRDSSADHFILSLSFRSSGKTLHTRIEYSLGRGLFSFYQQSEESFASIAELIEHSMSFSKSAVYCYSRPRSPGHPSFPVRLTKPISRFEHVRSLQHLCRFVIRESIRLDNIQKLPLPNSIKGYIEEGHY, encoded by the coding sequence ATGGACcaagagaaaagaaaaaagacTGGTATCctaaacactttaaaacaaaGATTTTGGTCAAACAGTATAACAAGCAAATCTTGTTTTAAGGGTAGAGGCTTTAAACTGAAAACCAGATCagaatctcaaagtcatgtcaaATCAAGAACAAGTGATAATTGCAGTGATTCAACAGGTAATTTATCCAATATTACCAGAAGATCAAATGAGCTAATTAATATTTGTGATTCCAGTGAGTCACAGATCACTGAATCAGCAGTGAATGTTATGAGGTCTAGTGAATCTGTTAaacaaataccaaataatattCCTATATCAGATTGTTGTAGAGAAAAATTGGAAGAAAGCACTCTAAAGACTGACAgtttaaatagtttacatagGGAATGTGAAATGGAAAGTACTATCCCTTCAAATCTTAGGATAGCAGATGATATCATTACTTCATCGCCAGTCTTATCAACAAAAAAGTTGGATGAGTTTGAAAATATAGAGCAGGAAGATGTATGTGAAATTATCTTAGATACAGAAGAAACTCGGAATGAAGATTTAACATCAAATCTTAAATCTGGTTTAATGAGTGAACTTTTGAAGTTGTCAAAGTATGGATGGTATTGGGGCTCTATTTCAAAAGAAGAAGCTGAAGAGAAACTAAGTGACCAGCCAGATGGAGCCTTTTTATTGAGAGATTCATCAGCAGATCATTTCATACTAAGTCTTAGTTTCAGAAGTTCTGGGAAAACACTTCACACTCGAATAGAGTATAGTTTGGGCCGAGGACTTTTTAGTTTCTATCAACAGTCAGAAGAGAGCTTTGCAAGCATTGCAGAACTGATTGAACATTCAATGTCATTTTCAAAGTCTGCTGTGTATTGCTATTCCCGACCAAGATCACCAGGGCATCCATCATTTCCTGTACGCTTAACCAAACCAATATCCCGCTTTGAACATGTAAGGTCCCTCCAGCATCTTTGTCGGTTTGTCATCCGTGAATCTATCAGGTTAGACAACATTCAAAAACTGCCCCTTCCCAATAGTATAAAAGGTTATATAGAAGAAGGACACTACTAA